One Bremerella cremea genomic window carries:
- a CDS encoding FAD-dependent monooxygenase, which translates to MTQSSPLIIGAGPVGLAAASFLSRHGIAARIVDKRTEPSLLSKALGVNPRTLELLESTGLTDKLLALGKKIHGATIHRGDRIVAQVDFEQLEHRFPFLLALSQATTERILREDLAERGIPIERQLELVDSPQLAEGKAELVHTETYERHLAEASWIVAADGAHSIARKSVHVSFPGDTYDRAWVLDDISLATDLDPNRAHIKFVDDGFLFMLPVVTGEEEPGEPTVWRVLGNFPEPLNYLSEANPIGKSLWNSSFHISHRLVEKMNVGNVYFAGDAAHLHSPVGARGMNLGIEDAWVLAELAKRDQLSRYQKLRWPVDNAIVQRIRTFTGFAKGESFFKRMVRNHIAPHLLRLNKVRQTMLHTVSGLDHPLPTWDD; encoded by the coding sequence ATGACGCAATCATCTCCTTTAATCATCGGTGCTGGCCCGGTTGGCTTGGCTGCCGCTTCTTTCTTATCAAGACATGGCATTGCTGCGCGGATTGTTGATAAGAGAACCGAGCCGAGCCTTCTCTCGAAAGCCTTGGGCGTCAATCCGCGGACGCTGGAACTACTGGAATCGACCGGCCTGACCGATAAGTTGCTGGCCTTGGGAAAAAAGATTCACGGAGCCACCATTCACCGTGGCGACCGGATTGTCGCTCAGGTCGACTTCGAGCAACTCGAACACCGCTTCCCTTTTCTGCTCGCCTTATCGCAAGCCACTACCGAGCGGATCTTGCGGGAAGACTTGGCCGAACGGGGCATTCCGATCGAGCGGCAGCTTGAGTTGGTCGATTCACCTCAGTTGGCCGAAGGGAAAGCCGAACTCGTCCATACCGAAACCTACGAGCGACATTTGGCCGAAGCCTCTTGGATTGTGGCCGCCGACGGAGCCCATAGCATTGCCCGCAAATCGGTGCATGTCTCCTTTCCAGGCGATACGTACGACCGGGCCTGGGTGCTGGACGATATTTCGTTAGCCACCGACCTCGATCCGAATCGCGCGCACATCAAATTTGTCGACGATGGCTTTCTCTTCATGTTGCCGGTGGTCACTGGAGAGGAAGAACCAGGGGAACCTACCGTTTGGCGGGTACTGGGCAACTTTCCCGAACCTTTGAACTACCTGAGCGAGGCCAATCCGATTGGCAAGTCGCTGTGGAATTCTTCGTTCCATATCTCGCACCGTTTGGTCGAGAAAATGAATGTCGGCAACGTCTACTTTGCTGGCGACGCCGCTCACCTTCATTCGCCGGTGGGGGCCCGAGGGATGAATCTGGGAATTGAAGATGCCTGGGTTTTGGCCGAACTGGCCAAGCGAGATCAGCTTAGCCGTTATCAAAAATTACGCTGGCCGGTCGATAACGCCATTGTGCAGCGGATCCGCACCTTCACCGGCTTTGCCAAAGGCGAATCGTTCTTCAAACGAATGGTGAGAAATCATATCGCCCCCCATTTACTGCGATTGAACAAAGTTCGGCAAACCATGCTGCATACGGTAAGCGGATTAGATCACCCGCTACCAACCTGGGACGATTAG
- a CDS encoding sugar nucleotide-binding protein — MIVVLGGSGYVGSSIVNLLSSQGQDVRVLSRKDCNYYDPASLGEAVGNASFLINAAGYTGRPNVDACEQHKHECLMGNAVLPGVVKEVCESKKLPWVQISSGCIYTGTREDGSGFTESDPPNFSFRYDNCSFYSGTKALGEEVLADAEQCYVLRLRIPFENLDNPRNYLTKLLRYQRLLRATNSLTFLDEFAKSCLYCAESRPEPGIYNVTNTGCVTTDEVVERLKSHGITDKEFEFFDSEEEFMQKAAIAPRSNCVMNNEKAIAAGFPLSYVHDALDLAMSNWISEETSATK, encoded by the coding sequence ATGATTGTTGTGCTCGGTGGATCGGGTTACGTAGGCTCGAGTATCGTGAATTTACTGTCCAGCCAAGGTCAGGATGTACGTGTACTTTCTCGAAAAGACTGCAATTACTACGACCCCGCATCACTTGGCGAAGCTGTTGGAAACGCCAGCTTCTTAATCAATGCCGCTGGCTATACGGGACGTCCAAACGTCGACGCGTGCGAGCAACATAAGCACGAGTGCCTCATGGGCAATGCCGTGCTGCCAGGTGTCGTCAAAGAGGTTTGCGAGTCTAAAAAGCTGCCATGGGTTCAAATTTCGTCCGGCTGCATCTATACCGGCACGCGTGAGGACGGCTCAGGCTTTACGGAAAGCGATCCGCCAAACTTCTCGTTTCGCTACGACAACTGCAGCTTTTACTCCGGCACCAAAGCACTTGGTGAAGAAGTTCTCGCCGATGCCGAGCAATGCTATGTGCTACGTCTTCGCATTCCTTTCGAGAATCTCGACAACCCGAGAAATTATTTGACGAAGCTCTTACGATATCAACGCCTCTTGCGTGCGACGAACAGCCTGACCTTCTTGGACGAGTTCGCCAAAAGCTGCCTTTACTGTGCAGAAAGCCGCCCAGAGCCAGGCATTTACAATGTCACCAACACCGGATGCGTTACAACAGACGAAGTCGTGGAGCGTTTGAAGTCTCACGGTATCACGGACAAAGAGTTTGAATTCTTCGACTCCGAAGAAGAGTTCATGCAAAAGGCTGCCATAGCACCGCGATCGAATTGCGTGATGAACAACGAGAAAGCGATCGCCGCTGGCTTCCCATTGTCGTACGTTCACGACGCCCTTGACCTTGCGATGTCAAACTGGATTTCGGAAGAAACCTCTGCTACGAAGTAG
- a CDS encoding nucleotide sugar dehydrogenase encodes MSSNPTSENLPSKQFEAIASAIEKQTAKVGVIGLGYVGLPLIQAFVRAGFQTIGFDSDPTKVERLLAGQSYIKHIDSAWISQCISQEQFEPTADMQRLKEADALLICVPTPLSASRDPDLTYVENTARMIAQTLRPGQLIVLESTTYPSTTRDVVLPLLAESGLTAGEDFFLAYSPEREDPGNPDFNASRIPKVVGGYDEHSLQLACDLYGHAVVQTVPVSSLEVAEACKILENIYRAVNIALVNELKILFSKLDIDVWEVIDAAKTKPFGFQAFYPGPGLGGHCIPIDPFYLSWLARKNELSTRFIELAGEVNSSMPHYVIQRVIEALNDQSKPVRGSKIGLLGMAYKKDVDDPRESPSFKLMEELLQRGADLSYNDPHIPVLPEMRHYDVPHMTSQALTADWLAQQDLVLIATDHSAYDYDFIVKHSQLVIDTRNATKRVQAHRERIVKA; translated from the coding sequence ATGTCGTCCAACCCCACCTCTGAGAATCTCCCTTCCAAGCAATTCGAGGCGATTGCTTCTGCCATTGAAAAACAAACAGCCAAGGTTGGGGTAATCGGGCTGGGGTACGTCGGGCTCCCTTTGATTCAGGCATTTGTGCGAGCTGGTTTCCAAACCATTGGTTTTGACTCGGACCCGACCAAAGTCGAGCGTTTGTTAGCAGGACAAAGCTACATCAAACATATCGACTCGGCCTGGATTTCGCAGTGCATCTCTCAAGAGCAATTCGAGCCAACCGCCGACATGCAGCGGCTTAAGGAAGCAGACGCCTTGCTGATTTGCGTGCCCACGCCGCTCTCGGCGAGCCGCGACCCTGATTTAACCTATGTTGAAAACACAGCGAGGATGATTGCTCAGACTTTGCGACCAGGGCAATTAATTGTGCTGGAAAGCACGACTTATCCTAGTACGACTCGCGACGTTGTCTTACCGCTGTTGGCTGAGTCGGGACTGACGGCCGGAGAAGATTTTTTCCTGGCTTACAGCCCCGAGCGGGAAGATCCTGGCAATCCAGACTTCAATGCCAGCCGCATTCCCAAGGTCGTAGGGGGCTACGACGAGCATAGCTTGCAGTTGGCCTGTGATCTGTATGGCCATGCCGTCGTGCAAACAGTTCCGGTCAGTAGCCTGGAAGTAGCCGAGGCATGCAAGATCCTGGAGAACATCTACCGCGCGGTGAACATCGCGCTCGTCAACGAGTTGAAAATTCTGTTCAGCAAGCTCGACATCGACGTATGGGAAGTCATTGATGCCGCTAAGACCAAACCGTTCGGCTTTCAGGCCTTCTATCCTGGACCTGGCCTGGGAGGCCATTGTATTCCGATCGATCCGTTCTATTTAAGCTGGCTGGCCCGTAAGAACGAATTATCAACCCGCTTCATCGAACTAGCCGGGGAAGTCAATTCCTCGATGCCCCACTATGTCATTCAGCGGGTAATCGAAGCCCTCAACGATCAAAGCAAACCGGTTCGAGGCAGCAAGATTGGCCTGCTGGGAATGGCCTATAAGAAAGATGTCGACGACCCACGCGAGAGCCCCTCGTTCAAGCTGATGGAAGAACTCCTGCAGCGCGGAGCCGATCTCAGTTACAACGACCCTCACATCCCCGTCCTGCCCGAGATGCGGCACTACGATGTTCCCCACATGACCAGCCAAGCCCTAACTGCGGATTGGCTGGCCCAGCAAGACCTAGTGCTGATCGCCACCGACCATTCTGCCTACGACTACGATTTCATCGTTAAGCACAGCCAGTTAGTAATCGACACCCGCAACGCCACCAAAAGAGTACAGGCTCACCGCGAGAGGATTGTGAAAGCATAA
- a CDS encoding PQQ-binding-like beta-propeller repeat protein, with protein sequence MFASFRRMLLVLPLTGLVLASALSAMAEDWPQWRGPQRDGISSETGLLSKWPAEGPKLVWQVNDLGDGYGAVSVAQGMIFLVANEGLENELVKALDQQTGEVVWGTRIGKVGNPDQKPSYPAARSTPTVDGKLLYALGSNGDLACLETKSGEVVWRKSMRDDFGGEPGVWAYSESPLIDGDKVIVTPGGEEAGIVALDKKTGETIWKANVKEMGAAGYASIMAFDADGKRQYVSFMGNGLVGVNAADGKQLWAYTNTKGAANMLTPVIGGDVVYSGGGRRGGGAVKLIAKDQGIDAEELYFNTKLPTAIGGGVKIGDYLYGCSNSTLMCVDFTSGEIKWQERISAAASILFADGRLYLHTEDGKVMMVAASPEGFQEISSFSPPGQPEGTGKSWAYPALADGKLYIRQHGTLWCYQVK encoded by the coding sequence GTGTTTGCTTCCTTTCGGCGGATGTTGCTTGTATTGCCATTGACCGGGCTGGTGCTAGCCAGTGCTTTGTCGGCCATGGCCGAAGATTGGCCCCAGTGGCGCGGGCCCCAGCGAGATGGAATCTCCAGTGAGACCGGCCTACTCAGTAAATGGCCAGCCGAGGGGCCGAAGCTGGTGTGGCAAGTCAACGACTTAGGAGATGGCTACGGCGCGGTCTCGGTGGCCCAGGGGATGATTTTTCTGGTCGCTAACGAGGGCTTAGAAAACGAACTCGTCAAAGCGCTCGATCAGCAAACGGGCGAAGTCGTGTGGGGCACACGTATTGGTAAGGTGGGCAACCCTGATCAAAAGCCAAGCTACCCGGCCGCTCGCTCGACACCAACGGTCGATGGCAAGTTGCTGTACGCTTTGGGCTCGAACGGCGATTTGGCTTGCCTGGAAACGAAGTCAGGCGAAGTCGTCTGGCGGAAGAGCATGCGTGATGACTTCGGCGGCGAGCCTGGCGTGTGGGCTTATTCCGAGTCGCCCCTGATCGATGGCGACAAAGTCATCGTCACGCCAGGGGGGGAAGAAGCCGGGATTGTCGCCCTCGATAAAAAAACGGGCGAAACCATCTGGAAAGCGAACGTCAAAGAAATGGGAGCCGCCGGTTACGCTTCCATCATGGCTTTCGACGCCGATGGAAAACGACAGTACGTTTCGTTCATGGGTAATGGGCTAGTTGGGGTGAATGCCGCCGATGGCAAGCAGCTTTGGGCGTACACCAATACCAAAGGAGCCGCCAACATGCTAACGCCGGTTATCGGAGGCGATGTTGTTTACAGCGGTGGTGGCCGCCGTGGCGGAGGGGCCGTTAAGCTGATTGCCAAAGACCAGGGAATCGATGCGGAAGAACTTTACTTCAATACCAAGCTACCCACGGCGATTGGGGGCGGGGTTAAGATCGGTGACTATCTTTACGGCTGCAGCAATTCGACGCTGATGTGTGTCGACTTCACTTCCGGCGAGATTAAGTGGCAAGAGCGAATCAGCGCGGCAGCCTCGATCTTGTTTGCCGACGGGCGACTTTACCTACATACCGAAGATGGCAAAGTAATGATGGTAGCCGCGTCACCAGAAGGTTTCCAAGAGATCAGCAGTTTTAGCCCGCCAGGGCAGCCAGAAGGGACCGGCAAGTCGTGGGCTTACCCGGCGTTGGCCGATGGCAAGCTGTACATACGGCAGCATGGTACCCTCTGGTGCTACCAAGTGAAGTAA